Proteins from a single region of Harpia harpyja isolate bHarHar1 chromosome 14, bHarHar1 primary haplotype, whole genome shotgun sequence:
- the ANKRD34C gene encoding ankyrin repeat domain-containing protein 34C, translated as MDEVTELEMGGNSLLKAVWLGRLRLTRLLLEGGAYINESNEKGETALMVACITKHADQQSINKAKMVKYLLDNRADPNIQDKSGKTALMHACIRGAGADVVSLLLENGADPSLEDHSGASALVHAINADDKDVLQHLLNACKAKGKEVIIITMDKSASGTKTAKQYLNVPPSLEFKEKAPPEACTAPSSTHLKTPGSAPSPAEKESGIFGPHPSHPGDSPSARSADEPPSPGQRAGAARRARLPQLKRLRSEPWGLVAPSVLAASTHRDDTRVCADDEVIMGIGDLSLSKKAPLAWSGSSKSKDPSLFPPVDEQALRTPPAPGPLVRKATYEKSQATHQRLPRRGTVPEEPESVSSTVAGSATAMDTLHWWRLSAEHYDCDPQVSSVPGLTEAGKVPSERRKLSGSHLALLDGSRESLDSMAGTSPATVRHRPPGLLERRGSGTLLLDHISHTRPGYLPPLNVNPNPPIPDIGSNSKASSPLAACFKSLVPIAPSSPRRGDLRAKRKLLRRHSMQAEQMRQLSDFEEIVAQ; from the coding sequence ATGGATGAGGTGACAGAGCTGGAGATGGGGGGGAACTCCCTCCTAAAGGCAGTGTGGCTCGGCCGGCTCCGGCTGACCCGGCTACTGCTAGAAGGGGGGGCTTACATCAATGAGAGCAACGAGAAAGGGGAGACCGCCCTGATGGTGGCCTGCATCACCAAGCATGCCGACCAGCAGAGCATTAACAAGGCCAAGATGGTGAAGTACCTGCTGGACAACAGAGCTGACCCCAACATCCAGGACAAGTCTGGGAAAACAGCCCTCATGCATGCCTGCATCCGTGGCGCCGGGGCGGACGTGgtgtccctgctgctggagaaTGGGGCAGACCCCAGCCTGGAGGACCACTCAGGAGCATCAGCTCTGGTCCACGCCATCAATGCCGATGACAAGGATGTGCTGCAGCACCTCCTGAATGCCTGCAAAGCCAAAGGGAAGGAGGTGATCATTATCACCATGGACAAGTCGGCCTCTGGCACCAAGACTGCCAAGCAGTACCTGAACGTTCCCCCCTCGCTGGAGTTCAAGGAGAAGGCCCCCCCCGAGGCATGCACAGCACCCTCCAGCACCCACTTGAAAACTCCTGGCTCAGCACCTTCCCCTGCGGAGAAGGAGAGCGGCATCTTCGGCCCACACCCGTCGCACCCTGGGGACAGCCCCTCTGCCAGGTCTGCCGACGAGCCACCCTCTCCAGGCCAGAGAGCCGGCGCAGCCAGGAGAGCCCGCCTGCCCCAGCTGAAACGGCTACGGTCAGAGCCGTGGGGTCTGGTCGCGCCCTCAGTGCTGGCGGCCTCCACACACCGCGACGACACGCGGGTCTGCGCAGATGATGAGGTGATCATGGGCATCGGCGACCTCTCGCTCTCCAAAAAGGCTCCTCTTGCCTGGAGtggcagcagcaagagcaaggacccctctctcttccccccggTAGACGAGCAGGCTCTGAGGACACCGCCAGCCCCTGGGCCACTGGTGAGGAAAGCAACCTACGAGAAGAGCCAGGCCACCCACCAGCGCCTGCCCCGAAGAGGCACAGTCCCCGAAGAGCCGGAGAGCGTCAGCTCCACTGTCGCCGGCTCGGCCACGGCAATGGACACGCTGCACTGGTGGAGGCTGAGTGCCGAGCACTACGACTGCGACCCCCAGGTCTCCAGTGTCCCCGGCCTGACCGAGGCGGGGAAGGTGCCATCAGAGAGGAGGAAGCTCAGCGGTTCCCACCTGGCCTTGCTGGATGGCTCGCGGGAGTCCCTGGACAGCATGGCCGGCACATCACCTGCCACCGTCCGGCACCGACCACCCGGCTTGCTGGAGAGGCGAGGGTCCGGGACCCTGCTGCTGGACCACATCTCCCACACGAGGCCGGGATATCTGCCCCCCCTGAATGTGAACCCCAACCCCCCAATCCCTGACATCGGCTCCAACAGCAAAGCCTCCTCTCCGCTTGCTGCCTGCTTTAAGTCCCTGGTACCCATCGCTCCCAGCTCGCCCAGACGGGGCGACTTGAGAGCCAAAAGGAAGCTTCTCCGGAGACACTCCATGCAAGCGGAGCAGATGCGGCAGCTCTCTGATTTTGAGGAAATAGTGGCCCAGTAA